In a single window of the Anaerotruncus rubiinfantis genome:
- a CDS encoding alpha/beta-type small acid-soluble spore protein — MSNSNSSSNRIVVPEAKEAMNRFKMEAANEVGVPLKQGYNGDLTSRQAGSIGGQMVKKMIEAYENGMK, encoded by the coding sequence ATGTCTAACTCTAATTCTTCCAGCAACCGTATTGTTGTCCCTGAAGCAAAAGAAGCTATGAACCGTTTTAAGATGGAAGCTGCCAACGAAGTCGGCGTTCCGCTCAAGCAGGGTTACAATGGCGATCTGACCTCCCGTCAGGCTGGTTCTATCGGCGGCCAGATGGTCAAAAAGATGATCGAAGCTTACGAGAACGGCATGAAATAA
- a CDS encoding YwaF family protein: MGFFAPANRILPGTKGVAIFSPMHLAWLVGVFLFCIWLLKKFDKQTASEQKHWLRIAAAAMLSSELLRMLLLLLSGSFDPAWALPLHLCGVMIFVEFLAVWTRQDFLCELSFALGMPGAFFALVTPGETAYPFWNFYYLQFILVHTLLFLIPLFFVSEGFLPRARRLPGCFLFLLAVAGVDAAANTAFGGNYLFLGAASPGSPLEMVQRLAGRWYFWGTAALVWALWGLLYSGMRLLRRAKPK; this comes from the coding sequence TTGGGATTTTTTGCTCCGGCAAACCGGATTTTGCCCGGAACAAAGGGTGTTGCGATCTTCAGTCCGATGCATTTGGCCTGGCTTGTGGGGGTATTTTTATTTTGCATCTGGCTGCTGAAAAAATTCGACAAGCAAACGGCCTCTGAACAAAAGCACTGGCTTCGGATTGCCGCCGCGGCTATGCTTTCCTCTGAGCTATTACGCATGCTTCTGCTCCTGTTGTCCGGCAGTTTTGATCCGGCATGGGCGTTGCCGCTTCACTTGTGCGGCGTAATGATTTTTGTGGAATTTCTGGCAGTGTGGACGCGGCAGGATTTTTTATGTGAGCTTTCCTTTGCGCTTGGGATGCCCGGCGCCTTTTTCGCGCTTGTCACACCGGGCGAAACGGCTTATCCTTTTTGGAATTTCTACTATCTCCAATTTATCCTGGTGCACACGCTGTTATTTCTAATACCGCTTTTCTTCGTGTCAGAAGGGTTCCTTCCGCGTGCGCGGCGTTTGCCGGGGTGTTTTCTGTTTCTGCTCGCGGTCGCCGGTGTGGATGCCGCAGCGAATACCGCCTTCGGCGGAAATTACCTCTTTCTTGGCGCTGCGTCCCCCGGCTCGCCGCTTGAGATGGTGCAGCGGCTTGCCGGGCGGTGGTATTTTTGGGGTACAGCAGCACTGGTCTGGGCACTGTGGGGGCTGCTTTACAGCGGGATGCGCCTGCTACGCCGCGCAAAACCAAAATGA
- a CDS encoding Rqc2 family fibronectin-binding protein → MPLDGIFLNQLKNEIADVIVGGRVDKVHQPAKETIVLAMRAQAGNHKLLISASASNPRLHFTSLPQDNPKSPPMFCMLMRKHLANAKLVEIRQIGLDRILHLRFETVNEFGDKVVMTLAVEIMGRHSNIILVGPDNKVVDSIKRISDEMSRVRPVLPGMSYTLVPAPDRLSIFTAAPTEIAERIKCAPGLPLSKALLGVLEGMSPLVCREVAHNVTRGGDTVVSELTGEQEMRLKFYLSQLSDTLREGKAHPVMLVDAAGKPKDFSYIDLNQYGHTLVCRAYDTYSGLLDSFYSERDRIDRMHQRGADLLKLLVNLSDRTARKLSTQREELKTSTEREKLKIYGDLINSNLYALEKGQNTARVQNYYEEGCPEIEIPLDVRLTPAQNAQRYYAQYRKADTAEKKLRALIAQGEAELAYFDTVFDELARASLESELSAIRSELAGEGYVRSTVRRGMKEERLPPLKFISDDGFTILCGRNNLQNDRLTLKDSRNGDIWFHTQKIPGSHVVIITEGREVPNRTLEQAAVIAAWHSKARESGKVPVDYTQIRNVRKHPANKPGLVLYEPYQTAIVEPDRALVERLAQNR, encoded by the coding sequence ATGCCACTCGATGGAATCTTTTTAAACCAGCTGAAAAACGAAATCGCGGACGTAATCGTCGGCGGACGGGTGGACAAGGTGCACCAGCCCGCCAAAGAGACGATCGTGCTCGCAATGCGCGCGCAGGCGGGCAATCACAAGCTGCTGATCTCCGCGTCAGCGTCGAACCCGCGGCTGCATTTCACCAGCCTGCCGCAGGACAATCCGAAATCTCCGCCAATGTTCTGTATGCTCATGCGCAAGCATCTTGCGAATGCAAAGCTGGTGGAAATCCGGCAGATTGGTCTTGACCGTATCCTGCATCTGCGGTTTGAAACGGTCAATGAATTTGGCGATAAGGTGGTTATGACCCTCGCAGTCGAAATCATGGGCCGGCACAGCAATATCATCCTGGTCGGCCCGGATAACAAGGTGGTCGATTCGATCAAGCGGATCAGCGACGAGATGTCCCGCGTGCGGCCGGTGCTGCCTGGGATGTCCTATACGCTCGTACCCGCGCCCGATCGCCTTTCGATTTTTACCGCCGCCCCAACAGAAATTGCAGAGCGGATAAAATGTGCGCCCGGTCTGCCACTTTCCAAAGCGCTGCTTGGTGTGCTGGAAGGGATGAGCCCGCTTGTCTGCCGTGAAGTGGCGCACAATGTCACCCGTGGCGGCGATACGGTCGTTTCCGAACTCACCGGGGAACAGGAGATGCGTCTGAAATTTTACCTTTCACAGCTTTCCGATACCCTGCGGGAAGGCAAGGCGCATCCGGTCATGCTGGTGGACGCCGCCGGCAAGCCGAAGGACTTCTCCTATATCGATCTGAACCAGTATGGGCACACACTGGTTTGCCGCGCCTATGACACCTACAGCGGGCTGCTTGACAGCTTTTACAGCGAACGTGACCGGATTGACCGGATGCACCAGCGCGGCGCGGATCTTTTGAAGCTGCTGGTAAACCTTTCGGACCGCACCGCCCGCAAGCTTTCCACCCAGCGGGAAGAACTCAAAACGTCCACCGAACGCGAAAAGCTCAAAATCTACGGCGACCTTATCAATTCAAACCTCTATGCGTTGGAAAAAGGGCAGAATACCGCCCGCGTCCAGAACTACTATGAGGAAGGCTGCCCGGAGATTGAGATCCCGCTGGACGTGCGCCTCACGCCCGCCCAGAACGCCCAGCGGTACTATGCACAGTACCGCAAGGCGGATACCGCTGAAAAGAAGCTGCGTGCGCTCATTGCACAGGGTGAGGCGGAACTTGCGTATTTTGACACCGTTTTTGACGAACTGGCCCGTGCGTCGCTTGAGAGTGAGCTTTCCGCGATCCGGTCGGAGCTTGCGGGGGAAGGTTATGTACGCAGCACTGTGCGGCGTGGCATGAAGGAGGAACGTCTCCCGCCGCTTAAGTTCATTTCGGATGACGGCTTTACGATCCTCTGTGGCCGAAACAATCTTCAAAACGACCGGCTGACCCTCAAAGACAGCCGCAATGGGGACATCTGGTTCCACACCCAGAAGATCCCCGGGTCGCATGTCGTGATCATCACTGAAGGCCGGGAAGTGCCCAACCGTACGCTTGAACAGGCCGCGGTTATCGCAGCGTGGCATTCCAAGGCGCGTGAATCGGGCAAAGTCCCGGTCGACTATACCCAGATCCGCAACGTACGCAAACATCCCGCCAATAAGCCCGGATTGGTACTTTATGAGCCATATCAGACCGCAATTGTGGAGCCGGACCGCGCGCTGGTCGAGCGGCTCGCACAAAACCGATAA
- a CDS encoding aminotransferase class I/II-fold pyridoxal phosphate-dependent enzyme, whose product MDYNKVLSRRAVELKPSGIRKFFDIAAEMKDVISLGVGEPDFKTPWSIRHAGIESLERGHTFYTANAGMAALKEEIARYLNRRFALDYCPKDEVIVTVGGSEGIDLCIRALVNPGDEVLVVEPSFVCYTPITELTCGVPVPIQTHAKDHFRLTAEQLRAAITPKTKLLILPYPNNPTGGVMRREHLEEIAGVLRQTDIMVLSDEIYAELTYGPKRHISFASIDGMKERTIVVNGFSKSYAMTGWRLGYVAGPKPVISQMLKIHQYAVMCAPTTSQYAAIEALRNCDEDIENMREQYDMRRRLVVDGFNRLGLSCFEPEGAFYVFPSIRSTGLSSGDFCMQLLEEERLAVVPGDAFGSCGEGFIRVSYSYSINHLLEALKRIEHFMGRFHEGLYV is encoded by the coding sequence ATCGATTACAATAAAGTATTGTCCCGGCGCGCCGTGGAATTAAAGCCTTCCGGCATCCGTAAATTCTTTGACATCGCCGCCGAGATGAAGGACGTCATTTCGCTGGGCGTGGGAGAGCCGGACTTCAAAACGCCCTGGAGCATCCGACACGCGGGCATCGAAAGTTTGGAGCGGGGCCACACCTTCTATACGGCAAACGCCGGTATGGCAGCGCTCAAGGAGGAGATCGCCCGCTACCTGAACCGCCGTTTCGCGCTTGATTACTGCCCAAAGGACGAGGTGATCGTCACAGTGGGCGGGTCGGAAGGGATCGACCTTTGTATCCGCGCGCTTGTGAATCCGGGCGACGAGGTGCTTGTGGTCGAGCCGTCATTTGTCTGCTACACCCCGATCACCGAGCTGACCTGCGGCGTACCGGTACCCATCCAGACCCATGCCAAAGATCATTTCCGCCTGACCGCAGAGCAGCTGCGGGCCGCGATCACCCCAAAAACCAAGCTGCTGATCCTGCCGTACCCAAACAACCCCACGGGCGGCGTCATGCGGCGCGAACATCTGGAGGAGATCGCCGGGGTGTTGCGCCAAACCGATATCATGGTGCTTTCGGACGAAATCTATGCTGAACTTACCTATGGCCCCAAACGGCATATTTCGTTCGCGTCCATCGACGGTATGAAGGAACGCACCATCGTCGTAAACGGCTTCTCAAAGTCCTATGCGATGACCGGTTGGCGGCTCGGCTATGTTGCGGGGCCAAAGCCGGTTATTTCCCAGATGCTCAAGATCCATCAGTATGCGGTCATGTGCGCGCCGACCACCAGCCAGTATGCGGCGATCGAAGCGCTCAGAAACTGCGACGAGGACATCGAGAATATGCGCGAGCAGTACGATATGCGCCGCCGCCTGGTCGTGGATGGTTTCAACCGTCTTGGGCTTTCCTGTTTTGAACCTGAAGGCGCTTTCTACGTGTTCCCTAGTATCCGGTCGACAGGGCTTTCCTCCGGTGATTTCTGTATGCAGCTGCTGGAAGAAGAGCGGCTCGCGGTGGTGCCGGGCGATGCGTTCGGCTCCTGCGGCGAAGGGTTCATCCGCGTTTCATATTCCTATTCGATCAACCATCTGCTCGAGGCGCTCAAACGTATCGAGCATTTTATGGGCCGCTTCCACGAAGGCCTTTACGTCTAA
- a CDS encoding Lrp/AsnC family transcriptional regulator, which yields MKEMDILKLLGLLGENAKLTNAQLAVMLGATEQDVAAAIADCEQKGIIKGYQAVIDWDKTDRNLVSARIEIKVIPKSNMGFEEIAYTVSQFREVETCYLMSGGYDLALTISGKTFKDVAMFVAHRLAPMESVQSTTTHFVLRKYKHRNVMMVDDFADEREGSSH from the coding sequence ATGAAAGAGATGGATATCCTGAAACTGTTGGGTCTCCTGGGCGAAAATGCAAAGCTGACAAACGCGCAGCTGGCCGTTATGCTCGGCGCCACGGAGCAAGACGTTGCAGCGGCGATCGCGGACTGTGAACAGAAGGGGATCATCAAGGGATATCAGGCGGTTATCGACTGGGATAAGACCGACCGCAACCTGGTTTCCGCGCGCATTGAGATCAAAGTCATCCCCAAAAGCAACATGGGATTTGAAGAGATTGCCTATACGGTTTCCCAGTTTCGGGAGGTGGAGACCTGCTATCTGATGAGCGGCGGTTACGACCTCGCGCTTACCATCAGTGGGAAAACTTTCAAGGATGTGGCAATGTTTGTTGCCCACCGGCTTGCCCCCATGGAATCTGTCCAGTCGACTACCACGCATTTTGTACTGCGCAAATATAAACACCGCAACGTGATGATGGTGGATGATTTTGCAGATGAGAGGGAGGGATCCTCCCATTGA
- a CDS encoding histidinol-phosphatase HisJ family protein, giving the protein MFNLFDSHVHSNNSFDGEHSVTFLCEKAVEAGLSGLCITDHCELAEYEKGQFETRITQSLFDVRKCKRIFSGRLAVSSGIELSDTLFDPALTDAVLQNFVFDMVMISHHNLADGTDIYYIDFKEWSQREVEEYMTYYFTSLAAIAKENKFDTLGHLTYPLRYICGKHQIALDLRRWDDLIEETLRIAAQNGKAIEMNTSGLFQEIAETMPPCRYIKRFRELGGEYVTLGSDAHTAENVGRGIETAMEMLLDAGFSCFTFYKQRQPLQLKII; this is encoded by the coding sequence ATGTTCAACCTGTTTGACAGCCACGTCCATTCCAATAATTCCTTCGATGGGGAGCATTCAGTGACCTTTCTCTGTGAAAAGGCAGTGGAAGCCGGCCTTTCGGGACTTTGCATCACCGACCACTGTGAATTGGCGGAATATGAAAAGGGACAGTTTGAAACCCGCATCACCCAGTCGCTGTTCGACGTGCGCAAGTGCAAACGGATTTTTAGCGGCAGGCTTGCGGTTTCCAGCGGCATCGAGCTGTCGGACACCCTTTTCGATCCGGCGCTCACCGACGCGGTTCTTCAGAATTTTGTATTCGATATGGTGATGATTTCCCATCATAACCTTGCGGACGGCACCGATATCTACTATATTGATTTCAAAGAGTGGAGCCAGCGGGAAGTCGAAGAATATATGACCTATTATTTCACCTCGCTGGCGGCCATCGCAAAAGAGAATAAATTTGATACGCTCGGACACCTTACATATCCGCTGCGTTATATCTGTGGGAAACATCAGATCGCGCTCGATCTGCGCCGTTGGGACGATCTGATTGAGGAAACCCTGCGGATTGCCGCGCAAAATGGCAAAGCGATTGAGATGAACACCTCCGGGCTTTTTCAGGAGATTGCCGAAACGATGCCGCCTTGCCGGTATATAAAGCGTTTTCGGGAGCTTGGCGGGGAATATGTCACCCTTGGCTCGGACGCGCATACGGCTGAAAATGTCGGCCGAGGAATTGAAACCGCCATGGAAATGCTGCTTGACGCGGGATTTTCCTGTTTTACATTTTATAAACAGCGGCAGCCGCTGCAGCTGAAGATCATTTGA
- a CDS encoding ACT domain-containing protein: MRAVLTVIGKDHVGILAKVANKCAECNANIIEVTQTVLQELFCMIMMVDISDVNCELSELVYQMNSLGDQSGLSIHVMHEDIFNSMHRI, translated from the coding sequence ATGCGTGCTGTTTTGACTGTCATCGGCAAGGACCATGTTGGAATTCTTGCCAAGGTTGCAAACAAATGCGCCGAATGCAACGCCAATATCATCGAAGTCACCCAGACGGTCCTGCAGGAGCTGTTCTGCATGATCATGATGGTCGATATTTCAGATGTCAACTGCGAACTGTCCGAGCTGGTTTATCAGATGAATTCGCTTGGGGACCAAAGCGGGCTTTCGATCCACGTCATGCATGAGGACATCTTCAACTCAATGCACCGGATATAA
- a CDS encoding PFL family protein produces MLNTSDVLETIRMIQDQNLDIRTITMGISLLDCADSNIDDACEKIYQKVTRCAKDLVKTGEALEMEYGIPIINKRISVTPIAMLLAASGGDPVKYAHALERAACEVGVNFIGGFSALVHKGFAAGDEALISSIPDALAATEHVCSSVNVGSTKSGINLDAIRMMGQVIRRCAEITANRQCVAASKLVVFCNAPEDNPFMAGAFHGAGEPDCVINVGVSGPGVVRAALAAAPEDLDITGVAELIKKTAFKITRMGQLIGSEASKRLGVPFGIVDLSLAPTPAVGDSVAHILEEIGLEQCGACGTTACLAMLNDAVKKGGVMASSSVGGLSGAFIPVSEDAGMIDAAHSGALCIEKLEAMTAVCSVGLDMIAIPGDTPAEVISAIIADEAAIGMVNSKTTAVRVIPAVGLADGEELEFGGLFGTAPIMKVNTFSPARFINRGGHIPAPIQALKN; encoded by the coding sequence ATGCTCAATACAAGCGACGTCCTTGAAACGATCCGCATGATACAGGACCAAAACCTTGATATCCGCACCATCACGATGGGCATTTCCCTGCTCGACTGCGCCGACAGCAACATCGACGACGCCTGTGAGAAGATCTATCAAAAGGTCACCCGCTGCGCGAAGGATCTTGTCAAAACCGGCGAGGCGCTTGAAATGGAATACGGCATTCCCATTATTAACAAGCGCATCTCGGTCACGCCGATTGCGATGCTGCTTGCTGCTTCTGGCGGCGATCCTGTAAAGTACGCGCACGCGCTTGAACGCGCGGCCTGCGAGGTTGGGGTCAATTTTATTGGCGGCTTTTCCGCGCTCGTCCACAAAGGCTTCGCCGCCGGGGACGAGGCGCTTATCAGCTCCATCCCCGACGCGCTCGCCGCGACCGAGCACGTCTGCTCGTCGGTCAATGTCGGTTCGACCAAGTCCGGCATCAACCTAGACGCCATCCGCATGATGGGCCAAGTGATCCGCCGCTGTGCGGAAATCACCGCCAACCGGCAGTGCGTCGCAGCCTCCAAGCTGGTCGTTTTCTGCAACGCGCCGGAGGACAATCCCTTCATGGCAGGTGCATTTCACGGCGCTGGCGAACCCGACTGCGTCATCAATGTGGGGGTTTCCGGCCCGGGCGTCGTGCGCGCGGCGCTGGCCGCCGCGCCGGAGGATCTCGATATCACCGGTGTGGCGGAGCTCATTAAGAAAACCGCTTTCAAAATCACCCGCATGGGCCAGCTGATCGGTTCAGAAGCCTCCAAGCGGCTCGGCGTACCCTTTGGGATTGTTGATCTTTCTCTTGCGCCCACCCCAGCGGTAGGTGATTCGGTGGCACACATTCTTGAGGAGATCGGACTGGAACAATGCGGCGCCTGCGGTACCACCGCCTGCCTTGCCATGCTCAACGACGCGGTCAAAAAGGGCGGGGTCATGGCCTCCTCTTCGGTTGGTGGGCTTTCCGGCGCGTTCATCCCGGTATCTGAGGATGCGGGGATGATTGACGCTGCCCATTCCGGCGCGCTCTGCATCGAAAAACTCGAAGCGATGACCGCCGTCTGTTCGGTTGGCCTCGACATGATCGCAATCCCGGGCGACACGCCCGCCGAGGTGATTTCTGCCATCATCGCGGACGAAGCTGCCATCGGCATGGTGAATTCCAAGACGACCGCGGTGCGCGTCATCCCGGCCGTGGGGCTGGCAGACGGAGAAGAGCTTGAATTCGGCGGGCTGTTCGGCACCGCCCCGATTATGAAGGTCAACACCTTCTCCCCCGCGCGGTTCATCAACCGCGGCGGCCATATTCCCGCTCCGATCCAGGCGCTGAAAAACTAA
- a CDS encoding LPXTG cell wall anchor domain-containing protein translates to MKKILSLLLSAAMAATMSVTAFAASSNDFGEAVFEGVWDDDDEAVDDFTLTGGEINGEDVTPGQTLYFIIEDGKIGTDPAVNTSDLKDSDLFKFDYDKDTNGKMISSIKLLTDKKVAGQDRADLVLEIVLADTTTTSEIHTDGEITFKAKRDSGSDDSKYDYSSDANYEKDDMLVIPYSFWINNEKAENDDNPDTGDRVYFSPDENENNTLIWGDDRAALEFEADDDASDFYARLSTSVDRDLYAEYGDPVDAELYFYDFVGNPTVPSTSRATLTLGIPWDEDDDYVPDPETCFIYERDADGYLVDVTDKFTYSEDDQEIAGWSMKTRTLGTYVISDTELDIDSYNDDEEADVSNDDIASDDTSDVTDTDKVIPQTGSSDMVNVAVFGAVVSLAAASALAFRKVSK, encoded by the coding sequence ATGAAAAAAATCCTATCCCTGCTGCTGTCTGCGGCGATGGCCGCGACGATGTCGGTGACGGCGTTCGCGGCGTCAAGCAATGATTTTGGGGAGGCTGTCTTCGAGGGCGTTTGGGACGATGACGATGAAGCAGTCGATGATTTCACCCTTACAGGCGGAGAAATCAACGGCGAGGATGTCACCCCCGGCCAGACCCTTTATTTCATCATCGAGGATGGTAAAATTGGTACAGACCCGGCGGTCAATACTTCAGACCTTAAGGACAGCGACCTGTTCAAATTCGACTATGACAAGGACACCAATGGCAAGATGATCAGCTCCATCAAGCTGCTGACCGACAAGAAGGTTGCGGGCCAGGATCGGGCGGATCTGGTTCTCGAGATCGTCCTGGCAGACACCACCACAACCTCGGAAATCCACACAGATGGTGAAATCACCTTCAAGGCAAAACGTGATTCCGGCAGCGACGACAGTAAATATGATTATTCATCGGATGCAAATTACGAGAAGGACGACATGCTGGTGATCCCATACTCCTTCTGGATCAATAACGAAAAAGCTGAAAACGACGACAATCCGGATACCGGCGACCGTGTCTATTTCAGCCCTGACGAAAATGAAAACAACACCCTCATCTGGGGCGACGACCGCGCGGCGCTCGAATTTGAAGCGGATGACGATGCTTCCGATTTCTATGCCCGGCTGTCCACCTCGGTTGACCGCGATCTCTATGCCGAATACGGCGACCCGGTTGACGCGGAGCTCTATTTCTATGATTTTGTCGGCAACCCGACCGTCCCGTCCACTTCCCGCGCGACCCTGACCCTCGGCATCCCATGGGATGAGGATGACGACTATGTCCCAGATCCGGAAACCTGTTTTATCTATGAGCGCGACGCGGACGGCTATCTGGTCGATGTCACCGACAAGTTCACCTATTCCGAGGACGACCAGGAGATCGCAGGCTGGTCGATGAAAACCCGTACCCTTGGAACCTACGTCATTTCCGATACCGAACTCGATATCGATTCCTATAACGATGACGAGGAAGCGGATGTCTCCAATGATGATATCGCTTCGGACGATACTTCTGATGTCACTGATACTGACAAAGTGATCCCGCAGACCGGTTCCAGCGACATGGTGAATGTCGCGGTCTTCGGCGCGGTTGTGTCTCTCGCGGCGGCCAGCGCACTGGCATTCCGAAAAGTTTCAAAATAA
- the ispE gene encoding 4-(cytidine 5'-diphospho)-2-C-methyl-D-erythritol kinase: protein MKKTVIVEAPGKINLSFDITGKRADGYHNVDTIMQTIDLCDTVTISRMDQKGIFISCDRPRIPCDETNFAHIAAQKFFAEFGQPDTGISIDIQKRLPVQAGLAGGSADAAAVLMGLNVFFDVNEDLFRLCRLGAEVGADVPFCLMGGTQRATGIGERLAEVEELPRCQILIAKPPAGISTKEAYARYDERGGENHPDIEYLLKQLRMDNLKDFSASMYNVLEEVAYLPEIPAIKRKMISCGSLGALMSGSGSAVFGIFDSRSLAKHCMRKLYDMSEAVFLARPAPHGAVVLDVRE from the coding sequence ATGAAAAAGACGGTAATCGTCGAAGCCCCGGGAAAAATCAACCTGTCGTTTGACATCACCGGCAAACGTGCCGATGGCTATCACAATGTGGATACGATTATGCAGACGATCGACCTGTGCGATACAGTGACCATTTCACGCATGGATCAGAAGGGGATCTTTATCTCCTGTGACCGGCCGCGCATCCCCTGCGATGAAACCAATTTCGCTCACATTGCGGCACAGAAGTTCTTTGCGGAATTCGGCCAGCCGGATACGGGCATTTCAATCGATATCCAGAAGCGGCTGCCGGTTCAGGCGGGACTTGCCGGCGGCAGCGCCGATGCGGCCGCCGTGCTGATGGGGCTTAATGTGTTTTTTGACGTGAACGAAGATCTGTTCAGGCTTTGCAGGCTTGGCGCCGAAGTGGGAGCGGACGTGCCATTCTGCCTGATGGGGGGTACTCAGCGGGCCACTGGGATCGGGGAACGGCTTGCGGAGGTGGAGGAACTGCCCAGATGCCAGATCCTGATTGCGAAGCCCCCGGCGGGCATCTCCACAAAGGAAGCGTACGCGCGTTACGATGAACGGGGCGGGGAGAACCATCCGGACATTGAATATCTCTTAAAACAGCTTCGGATGGACAACCTCAAAGACTTTTCCGCCAGTATGTATAACGTCCTCGAAGAAGTTGCGTATCTTCCGGAAATCCCAGCGATTAAACGGAAGATGATCTCCTGCGGCTCGCTGGGCGCGCTGATGAGCGGGAGCGGATCGGCGGTGTTCGGTATTTTTGACAGCCGTTCGCTTGCCAAGCACTGTATGCGCAAGCTCTATGATATGTCTGAAGCGGTTTTTCTGGCACGGCCGGCGCCGCATGGCGCTGTGGTGCTGGATGTGCGCGAATAG
- a CDS encoding DUF362 domain-containing protein → MAAISLLETHDYNERTVREAIARHFSILGADDLRPGMKVVVKPNLIMRCKPDRAATTHPAVIEAVVRHLQGMGITDIVIADSPGGLYTPQVLSAAYELTGYAEVARRCKITCNTACGSRELHVAEGRLCRSFDIIDPIADADYVINICKLKTHCMTTLSCGIKNLFGCIPGLLKPQLHYRFPDSARFVQMLIDLSLLIRPGLTIVDGIDAMEGDGPTGGMPRHVGITAAARGENFYALDLVMAHLIGLTPKEVPMLAEAVKRGLCPGNWQAVEILGDADAADRLAVPDFALPASKTLNFAGNVPGFLRPAVRWLEPHLASKPKIRTQDCIGCGKCAESCPAKTIAIAGRKASIDYSNCIRCFCCHEMCPVKAIDIKSPKVFHFFSKSKSD, encoded by the coding sequence ATGGCTGCAATTTCCCTGCTTGAAACCCACGATTATAACGAACGGACGGTGCGCGAGGCAATCGCGCGCCATTTTTCCATACTCGGAGCGGACGACCTTCGTCCGGGAATGAAGGTTGTCGTGAAACCGAATCTCATTATGCGCTGCAAGCCGGACCGCGCCGCCACCACTCATCCGGCGGTGATCGAGGCGGTGGTGCGCCATTTACAGGGAATGGGGATCACCGATATCGTGATTGCGGACAGTCCAGGCGGCTTATATACGCCGCAGGTGCTTTCCGCGGCCTATGAGCTGACCGGATACGCCGAAGTGGCCCGCCGGTGCAAGATTACCTGCAACACCGCGTGCGGTTCTCGGGAACTGCATGTCGCCGAAGGCCGGCTCTGCCGTTCTTTCGATATCATTGATCCCATTGCTGACGCGGACTACGTGATCAATATCTGTAAACTCAAGACCCACTGCATGACGACCCTGTCGTGTGGGATTAAAAATCTCTTCGGCTGCATCCCGGGGCTGCTCAAGCCCCAGCTGCATTACCGTTTTCCGGACAGCGCGCGGTTTGTGCAGATGCTGATCGACCTTTCGCTGCTCATCCGGCCGGGGCTCACAATTGTCGATGGGATAGACGCAATGGAAGGCGACGGTCCGACCGGCGGCATGCCGCGGCATGTCGGGATCACGGCCGCGGCGCGCGGGGAAAACTTTTACGCGCTCGATCTGGTGATGGCGCATCTGATCGGGCTGACGCCCAAAGAGGTGCCGATGCTTGCGGAAGCGGTTAAACGGGGGCTTTGTCCGGGAAATTGGCAGGCGGTGGAGATATTGGGGGATGCGGATGCCGCCGACCGGCTGGCGGTGCCCGATTTTGCGCTGCCTGCGAGCAAGACGCTTAACTTTGCGGGCAATGTGCCGGGCTTTTTGCGGCCGGCTGTACGCTGGCTCGAGCCGCATCTGGCCTCAAAGCCAAAAATCCGCACGCAGGACTGCATCGGATGCGGAAAATGCGCCGAAAGCTGTCCGGCAAAGACGATTGCGATTGCTGGGCGCAAGGCCAGTATTGATTATTCCAACTGCATCCGTTGTTTTTGCTGCCATGAGATGTGTCCGGTGAAGGCCATTGATATCAAGTCACCGAAGGTATTCCATTTCTTTTCAAAAAGCAAATCCGACTGA